The following proteins are co-located in the Streptomyces sp. NBC_00435 genome:
- a CDS encoding glycosyltransferase 87 family protein encodes MSGENSVNDVRGTNDVAAVRDAYGVRGAGEDGAAPAGARWLGAVGLSVVVPGPVPQDTLTALRDHLDAHSGTGPGDWELLVVAADDGPAAADGPAAGAAPAAAAAEPRIRLVRPAEGHRGKGAALRAGVLASAGDRVLLTDAALTTPLDELARLQELLDEDADAGEHTGASAGAGVNQGPAQAAVLGRSGNRLVRALGIPGIPGFRADTCGFALFDGDRARAAFAASTLDGPAIDAEVLRWVRRQGWHVAEIPVGRAVPKAPAPRTDRRQALGELLRLNAGGLAVAAVFLALSFYVFHGLWADLDGSYLADALQDQNQWEWFVGVTTDNITHLRNPLFTFAQGMPDGVNLMANATMLGLNVPLIPITLLFGETVTFALVLTLGMAASAWTWYWLIRRHFVRSRWAAAAGGALAAFAPPMVSHANGHPNFVVLFMIPLIIDRTLRLCGPHRRDHSVTRDGVLLGLFAAYQIFIGEEPLLIAALGMLVFSLACLLVDRRRALAAARPLGTGVAVALSVCLPLLIVPLYWQFSGPQSYHSVLHGDNAGNSPRALIEYASRSLFGDPETAGRLSLNTTEQNAFYGWPLLAVAVAVCVWLWRDRAVRALAVTGFVALLLSLGPWVPVPRTGVVLPGPWRLIIKLPLFESVIEGRVAMVCAPVLGILLALALDRIAGLRTRELRTLGLLGAAAALIPVLPLPLTVRDRAPVPAFITSGSWKDYVKDGETLVPVPLPDPGQADALHWQVEADFGFRLAGGYFNGPWGPDRMGIYGATPRNLSNLLRDVRYGAQPPEITPAWQVQARQDLEYWKAGAIVLPVQDRDTELRQLITGLLGRPPEKVLDAWVWRVGPGQL; translated from the coding sequence GTGAGCGGGGAGAACAGCGTGAACGACGTGCGCGGCACGAACGACGTTGCCGCAGTGCGTGATGCGTACGGCGTGCGCGGCGCGGGCGAGGACGGGGCGGCCCCGGCCGGTGCGCGATGGCTCGGCGCCGTCGGCCTCTCCGTGGTCGTCCCCGGTCCCGTCCCGCAGGACACCCTCACCGCCCTGCGCGACCACCTCGACGCGCACAGCGGCACCGGGCCCGGCGACTGGGAACTCCTCGTGGTCGCCGCCGACGACGGTCCGGCCGCCGCCGACGGTCCGGCCGCGGGGGCGGCCCCGGCCGCCGCCGCGGCCGAGCCCCGGATCCGCCTGGTCCGCCCCGCCGAAGGCCACCGGGGCAAGGGCGCGGCGCTGCGCGCGGGGGTGCTCGCCTCGGCGGGCGACCGGGTACTGCTCACCGATGCCGCCCTCACGACGCCGCTCGACGAGCTGGCCCGCCTGCAGGAGCTCCTGGACGAGGACGCGGACGCGGGGGAGCACACGGGTGCGAGCGCGGGCGCGGGCGTGAACCAGGGGCCGGCCCAGGCCGCGGTCCTGGGCCGCTCCGGAAACCGCCTGGTCCGCGCCCTCGGCATACCCGGAATCCCCGGCTTCCGCGCCGACACCTGCGGCTTCGCCCTGTTCGACGGCGACCGCGCCCGCGCCGCCTTCGCCGCCTCCACCCTCGACGGCCCGGCCATCGACGCCGAGGTGCTGCGCTGGGTCCGCCGCCAGGGCTGGCACGTGGCCGAGATCCCGGTGGGCCGTGCCGTGCCGAAGGCCCCGGCGCCGCGGACCGACCGCCGCCAGGCCCTCGGCGAGCTGCTGCGCCTGAACGCCGGCGGCCTCGCGGTCGCAGCCGTCTTCCTCGCGCTCTCCTTCTACGTCTTCCACGGGCTGTGGGCGGACCTCGACGGCAGCTACCTCGCGGACGCGCTCCAGGACCAGAACCAGTGGGAGTGGTTCGTCGGCGTCACCACCGACAACATCACCCACCTCCGCAATCCGCTCTTCACCTTCGCCCAGGGCATGCCCGACGGCGTGAACCTGATGGCCAACGCCACGATGCTCGGCCTGAACGTGCCGCTCATCCCCATCACGCTCCTCTTCGGCGAGACGGTCACCTTCGCGCTGGTGCTCACGCTCGGCATGGCCGCCAGCGCCTGGACCTGGTACTGGCTGATCCGCCGGCACTTCGTGCGCTCCCGCTGGGCCGCGGCCGCGGGCGGGGCGCTCGCCGCCTTCGCGCCGCCGATGGTCTCGCACGCCAACGGCCACCCGAACTTCGTCGTCCTCTTCATGATCCCGCTGATCATCGACCGGACCCTGCGCCTGTGCGGCCCGCACCGCAGGGACCACAGCGTGACCCGTGACGGGGTCCTGCTCGGGCTCTTCGCGGCGTACCAGATCTTCATCGGCGAGGAGCCGCTGCTCATCGCCGCGCTCGGCATGCTGGTCTTCTCCCTCGCCTGCCTGCTCGTCGACCGCCGCCGCGCCCTCGCGGCCGCGCGACCGCTGGGCACGGGCGTGGCCGTGGCCCTCTCGGTGTGCCTGCCGCTGCTGATCGTCCCGCTGTACTGGCAGTTCTCCGGCCCGCAGAGCTACCACTCGGTCCTGCACGGGGACAACGCCGGGAACAGCCCGCGCGCCCTGATCGAGTACGCCTCCCGTTCCCTCTTCGGAGACCCGGAGACGGCCGGGCGGCTCTCCCTGAACACCACCGAGCAGAACGCCTTCTACGGCTGGCCCCTGCTGGCCGTCGCCGTCGCCGTGTGCGTGTGGCTGTGGCGGGACAGGGCGGTACGGGCCCTCGCGGTCACCGGCTTCGTGGCGCTCCTGCTGTCCCTCGGGCCGTGGGTACCCGTCCCTCGCACCGGGGTCGTGCTGCCGGGCCCCTGGCGCCTGATCATCAAGCTGCCGCTCTTCGAGTCGGTGATCGAGGGGCGCGTGGCGATGGTGTGCGCCCCCGTCCTGGGCATCCTGCTCGCCCTCGCGCTCGACCGGATCGCCGGGCTGCGCACGCGCGAGCTGCGCACGCTGGGCCTGCTGGGGGCGGCGGCCGCGCTGATCCCGGTCCTGCCGCTGCCGCTGACCGTACGGGACCGCGCGCCGGTGCCCGCCTTCATCACCTCGGGGTCCTGGAAGGACTACGTCAAGGACGGGGAGACACTCGTTCCGGTACCGCTGCCGGACCCTGGCCAGGCGGACGCGCTGCACTGGCAGGTCGAGGCGGACTTCGGCTTCCGGCTGGCCGGCGGCTACTTCAACGGCCCGTGGGGACCGGACCGCATGGGCATCTACGGAGCCACCCCGCGCAACCTGTCGAACCTCCTGCGCGACGTCCGCTACGGTGCGCAGCCGCCCGAGATCACCCCGGCCTGGCAGGTGCAGGCCCGCCAGGACCTGGAGTACTGGAAGGCGGGCGCGATCGTGCTGCCGGTCCAGGACCGGGACACCGAGCTGCGGCAACTGATCACTGGACTGCTCGGCCGGCCGCCGGAGAAGGTGCTGGACGCGTGGGTCTGGAGGGTGGGACCGGGGCAGTTGTAG